In one Umezawaea sp. Da 62-37 genomic region, the following are encoded:
- a CDS encoding ROK family protein — translation MRALNQRAVLERLRDHGPSTRPQIAKETGLSKPTVGQALLDLERHGLVRPVGRTTAGPGRSAMVYEPNPAAAYVLGVDIGRQRIRAAVSDLAGAVIARVDERNRCRSADALVRKVQELAVRTVTDAGLSLDDVITKVVGSPGVPDPGGRAMHLAPNLPGWERKGLLDELEAVLGPGLVVENDANLAAIGEREYGVARGVGVFVAITIGTGIGMGIVIDGRLFRGANGAAGEVGYLPYPDSTQDTQVRGQFEGAAAAHSVVDMAHALGLTQVRSAREVFGLAKAGDERALEVVRDEAGRLAYLVAAVSAVLDPELVVLSGGVGTNIELLSEPLETALRRSTPLVPRIVAGELGDGAVLSGAIALGLESARDLVFDRRKTITLRE, via the coding sequence ATGAGGGCGCTCAACCAGCGCGCGGTGCTCGAACGCCTCCGCGACCACGGCCCGTCGACCAGGCCGCAGATCGCCAAGGAGACCGGCCTCTCCAAACCGACGGTCGGGCAGGCGCTGCTCGACCTGGAACGGCACGGGCTGGTCAGACCCGTGGGCAGGACCACGGCGGGCCCCGGCCGCTCCGCGATGGTCTACGAGCCCAACCCCGCGGCCGCGTACGTGCTGGGCGTCGACATAGGCAGGCAGCGCATCCGGGCCGCCGTGTCGGACCTCGCGGGGGCGGTCATCGCGCGGGTGGACGAGCGCAACCGGTGCCGGTCGGCCGACGCGCTGGTGCGCAAGGTGCAGGAGCTCGCCGTCCGCACGGTCACCGACGCGGGGCTGAGCCTGGACGACGTGATCACGAAGGTGGTCGGCAGTCCGGGTGTGCCCGATCCGGGCGGGCGCGCGATGCACCTCGCGCCCAACCTGCCGGGGTGGGAGCGCAAGGGCCTCCTCGACGAGCTGGAGGCCGTTCTCGGGCCCGGCCTGGTCGTGGAGAACGACGCGAACCTCGCCGCGATCGGCGAGCGGGAGTACGGCGTGGCCAGGGGTGTCGGCGTGTTCGTGGCCATCACGATCGGCACCGGGATCGGCATGGGCATCGTCATCGACGGCAGGCTGTTCCGCGGCGCGAACGGAGCGGCGGGCGAGGTCGGCTACCTGCCGTACCCGGACTCCACGCAGGACACGCAGGTCCGCGGGCAGTTCGAGGGCGCGGCGGCGGCGCACTCGGTCGTGGACATGGCGCACGCGCTGGGGCTGACCCAGGTGCGCAGCGCGCGCGAGGTGTTCGGGCTGGCGAAGGCCGGTGACGAGCGCGCGCTGGAGGTCGTGCGGGACGAGGCCGGACGGCTGGCGTACCTGGTGGCGGCGGTGAGCGCGGTGCTCGACCCGGAGCTGGTCGTGCTCAGCGGTGGTGTCGGCACGAACATCGAGCTGCTCAGCGAGCCGCTGGAGACGGCCCTCCGGCGGAGCACGCCGCTGGTGCCGCGGATCGTCGCGGGGGAGCTGGGTGACGGGGCGGTGCTCAGCGGAGCCATCGCGCTGGGGTTGGAGTCCGCGCGCGACCTGGTGTTCGACCGCCGGAAAACGATCACTCTCCGAGAGTAG